A segment of the Zalophus californianus isolate mZalCal1 chromosome 3, mZalCal1.pri.v2, whole genome shotgun sequence genome:
aaaattcgGTATCATAAATGGTAAAAACGCTCAGGAAGCCAGGAATTCAAGGGAACAAGGCAAAATatccactctcatcacttctattcactGTAATCCTGGAGGTTCCTATCCTATTATGGAGGTTCTGTCCTATTTTGTAAGGcaagaggaataaatgaaatgcatgaggaacagaaaataagcaaaactgtCCCTATTTGGAGATgacaattcctttaaaaattccaaggaattggtaacaatgaaaaaaactgctataacaaataagATTAGCAAGGGctcaggatacaaggtcaatataaaaaatcaattgtattctTATATGAGTATCAAAGGCATATAATAGTTATAATAAATTAAGGGAAATGAAAGTtttctacactgaaaactgtaaaacattgctgaaacaaagaagattaaataaatggGGAGAGAGAACACATTCATGGAgtggaagactcaatattttcAAGGTGTCAGTTCTCCTCCAGATTTATTtgtagattcaatacaatcctaACTGTGATCACAACAGGCTTCTTTTATGTTTAAGAAACTgagaagctgattctaaaatgtatatggaaacacaaaggacCTAAAAGaaccaaaacaactttgaaaaagaagaacaaaattgtaGGAGTTACACTTCAAAATTTACCCTGAAGCAAAAATAATTGAGACAGTGTGATATGGGCATAATCACAAAACAAAtggatggaacagaatagagtccagaaatatatGTACATTCATATAGTTTATGTATTTTCAGTAAAAATGCAATACAAATTTAATGGGGAAGTATTTTTGAATAAACAATACTGAACCAACAGAGTATCCAAATGTGAAACAAAAGTGAACTTTGATTCCTATCtgataccatacacaaaataatagGAGAGATAGAGCATCAAGCTAAATATACAAGGTAAAACTAAAACGCttttagagggaaaaatagaagaaaatcttcatTATTTGGGTACAGGGAAAGATTTAGAacccaaggggtgcctggctggctcagtcggtaaagcatgtgactcttgatctcagggtcatgagttcaagccccatgttgggtgttgagcttacgtaaaaaaaaaagagagagagagagagagagaaaacgcaaAGCAATAAccaaaaaattgataaattagactgacaaaattgacaaattctAACTGaaaaactgttaagaaaatgaattagACAAGTCTCAGACTGTGAAGAAATAGTCACAAGACATTTCTGACACAGGACTTGtatcaaatatatattaagaaaacaactacaattcattaataaaaatctaaacatgtgcaaaagacttgaatagggTCTTCAGAAAAGAAGCTACACAGATAGCCAAGGTATATGTTAAAATATGCCAAACATTATTAGTCATCACAcaagtacaaattaaaaccactctgatacattgctggtaggaatgtaaactgctTTAAAACCACTTTGGGAaatatttgacaatttttaaaatagctttgttaaagaataattaacatagaataaaatacacatacataaaatgtgcattttgataagattttacatatatagctatgaaatcatcaccacaatcaagataaaaatatcCACCACGCACAAAAGTTCCTTATGCCAGTTTGTaatcccttcctcctgcttctccttgCCTACCCATCTCTAAACCCAGGCAAACACTGATCCttgcatttcctagaattttatataaatggaatgtaCTTTATGGGGTCATCTAActtttttcactcagcctaattattttgagattcactcATATTATTGTGTTTATCAGATCATTCATTCGTATTCATTTGTACAAGGATATACCACaaattgtttatccattcatcaattgaaaGTTActtaattaggggtgcctgggtggctcagatggttaagcgtctgccttcggctcgggtcatgatcccagggtcctgggatcgagccctgcatcgggctccctgctttgctgggagcctgcttctccctctccctttgctgttccccctgcttgtgctctcttgctgtgtctgtcaaataaataaaatctttaaaaaaaaaaaagaagaaagttacttgtttctagttttttattaaaacaatagaGCTGATATGAACATTTAGGTACAGGCCTTTCTATGAACACATGCTTTCATTTGTCTtcggtaaatacccagaagtagagtGGCTAAGTCATGATAATTGTacgtttaactttttaaggaacttctaaactgtttccaaagtggctgcaacattttacattcttaccagtaTGTAAGTATTCCAGGTGCTCCATACCCTTGAtgacacttggtattgtcagtcttttatttattttttttaaagattttatttatttatttgagagagagagaatgagagacagcatgagagggaggagagtcagagggagaagcagactccccgctgagcagggagcccgatgtgggacttgatcccgggactccaggatcatgacctgagccgaaggcagtcgctcaaccaactgagccacccaggcgccagtcTTTTAAATCTTACACATTCTAATGGATATGTAGTGGTATATCagggtggttttaatttgcatttccctaatgactaatgatattgagcatttgctcatgggttttttgttttttgggtttttttgcaatccatttattttctttgatgaaGTGTTTGTCCAAATACTTTGCCCATTCAAAaaaattaggttgttttcttgttattgaattttaagaatgatttacatattctggatatgagtccttcatcagatatttttcttccagtctttggtttttcttttcattcttttaagagagtgtctttcaaagaagagaagttcttaattttgatgaattctaGTTTATCaaatttggattttataaatCATGATCTTCATAcacatttaagaaatctttgcctaatccgAGGTCCCAAAGagttttcccctatgttttctatGGGaagttttatacaaattttaggttttatatttagtccatgatccattttgaagtaatttttggatatgacatgAGAGACAGATGGAGATCATTTTTTGCATAAGAATATTCATTTGTTCCAGCGCCATGTTTtggaaaagattatcctttcttCAGTGAGTTTCCTTTGTCTGTCTGTTAAAAATTAATAGACTATATACATGTGGTGTGTTTATGGACCTTCCATTTTAtgtatctgtgtgttttttttttttttaagtaggctccacacccagcatggaacccaatgcagggcttgaactcacaaccctgagatcaagacctgagctgagatcaagagtcagaggcttaaccaactgagccacccaggcgcccctatttgtttatctttatgTCAACACTACACTCCCTTAATTACTGAAGCTCTACATTAAGACTTGAAACTGGTAGTattaagtcctccaactttgtttttctatttcaaaattgttttggctattctaggtcctctgaatttccatatgaattttagaattagctagtcgatttctaaaaataagaaaaaaatcctatcgGGACTTGAAATAGAATTGTATTGATACTGTAGTTTTGGTAAAATTGGCATAGTTACCTTATTGGCTCTTCTGAACAATGTGCATAGaatatctcttcatttctttaggaTTTCTTTGATTTCCCTCAAACACTTTATAATTTTCACTGTATGGTGTTGTACATTTTTTCAGACTTATTctaagtatttcatatatttttaaaagattttatttatttatttgagagagaacgagagagcacaagtgggggaaggggcagagggagaagcaggctgcctgctgagcagggagctcaatggcagacacttaaccaactgagtcactcattatttaatatactttaaagaagactctatacccaatgtagggcttgaattgtcaaccctgagatcaagagtcacgcgactgagccagccaggcaccccgtatttcatatttttagtaCTACTGGAAATGgcactttaaagatttatttatttattttagagagagagggagtgagcataagtgggaaggacaggaggagagggagaaagaatctcaagcagagtctgcactgagcatggagcccagtgtgggctccatctcataatagtgagattacaacctgagctgaaaccaagagttggatgctaaacccactgcaccacacaggcacccctggaaatggcatttaaaattttaatttgttcattgatagtatataaaaatacagttgatttttgagTATTGATCTCGTTCCTGCAACCTTACTAAATTCACTTGGTTTTGGTagcatttttgtcattttctataTAGACAAACGTCATTTGTTAAggactgttttatttcttactttcaatctggatggGTTTTATTTCCTAGTGCTTTATTACACTGACTATATAATCTAGTACAATACTGGTGAGAAGAGTCATCCTAAcattgttcctgatcttagggggaaacaATTAGTTCATTCACAagtaagtatgatgttagcaataggttttctatacatttttagaaatcctTTGTTAGGTTAGGAAGTTTCCTTCTAATCATACttttctgagtgtttttatcaGGATTGGATgttgattttgtcaaatgcttttgtcTAGATCTAAAGATATGATAATGTGTgtgttaatatggtaaattagaGTGATTAGCAAATGCTAAACTAACCTCCCATTCAAGGGCTAACTTCACTTGGTCATGATGTTTTGACACCTTATAGGgtttgatttattaaaattttacttagagGGTTTTTTAATCTATGTATATGGGGCTATTTCTGTCGATTTCTTAACTTATAAAGTCTTtatggttttgatatcagggtaatactggcttcataCAATGAGTCAGGAAGtactccctcctcttcaatttctttacaagtttgtgtagaattgttatttcttccagagatatttggtaaaatttaccaATGAAATTATCTGggtctggatttttctttgtgggaaagtttTTACCTACAAATTCAATTATCTAACAGATAAAAGGCCAttaatgttatctttttcttcataaaagaGCTTGATAGTTtgcatgttttaaaagatttgtacatttcatctactagcccagtttgttggcataaagttgttcataattatttccttattatctttttaaaatctgtagaaACTCTACTGATGTCATCTTACTAATTTCTGACGATagtaatttgtatcttctctcttttttcctgatcAGCCTGGACAGAGTTTTAtcgattttattgattttttataagCGATCCATATTCTCCATTGTTTTTGCTTTCTATAGCATTGGTTTTTGCTTACTTTAGGGCtgacagctttttatttttttaagtttcagtacATTAAAAGTGACATTCCACTGTTTTCTAGATTACATTGCTTCCAATGAGAAATctgctagtttttttttgtttttgtttttgtttttaaaggagatATATGTTTATTGAATACATTGCAAGGGAGCAGCGGGCGGGACAGCAAAGGAGAAACTGTCTGTCCAGGTCTCCCGTATTCTTTAATTCTACACacgttttccttttttctggatCCTTTTCAGATTTCCTCTTTGTGATTGAtttaaccaattttttttaagattttattatttatttgagagagtgagaatgagagagagagagcatgaggggggaggggcagagagagaagctgactccccaccgagcagggagcctgagcaggggcttcatcccaggaccccaggatcatgatctgagccgaaggcagacgcttagctgactgagccacccaggggcccctgatttTAACCAATTTCATTATGATGTGTTTAgtgtagttttcttcatttttcttgagtttgTTGGATGTGTAGTTTTATAGaattcattacatttttatttattttttgccattatttctaCAAATGTTTTTTGTgtaccctcctctctctctcttcctctggaaTCTCCAATTAAATGTATAATAGGTCACTTGAAATTGTCCCACAGATCACTTTATTCAGTGTATTCATTttctagtctttcttttttcattgtttcactTTTCACCTTGGTTAGTTTCTGATCctgtgtcttcaagttcactaatcttttcttctactATTGATCTCATGTAGTGTATTTTTCAACTCACATCTCAcacattatcattttcatttataagcattcaacaaatatttgacaaAAGACTTGTAACCATAACATATAAAAAACTTTTAtcactcaaaaacaaaaagacaaatgatctATATACAGTGGGTAAAAGATTTTGACACTTAAGAAAATTTATAGAAATGGGCAATAAACAcctgaaaacatgctcaacataaTAGttatcggggaaatgcaaattaaaaccacaatcaaATACCATAACACAATCTTTTGAATGGCTCATCTTTAGGAAACTGACAAAATCAAGTATTGGAGAAGAttgaaattctttatatattctggatacattTCTGGTAGGAGTGTAAAAGGATAATActtctttggaaagcagtttggcaatttcttaaaaagtcaaatatcCACTTACTTTACAACCCAGAGATTGAACTGCTGGgtttttaccagaaaaaaaaatgaaacaaaacaaaacaaaaaaccaaatgcCATATGTCCATATAAAGACTTGTAAaggaatgttcataacagctttattcataataacaaaaaagtgaaagcaatccaaatgtccatcaataggacaTTGTTAGATTGTGGCTTATCCGTACATTGGACAActtcttggaaaaaagaaaaaaaaaaaaactactattaCACCAAagcatgggtgaatctcaaaaatattatgctgcGAGAAGCCAGATACGAAAATACACATATCTTCTATCCAATTTATATGAAAATCCCAAAATGACTATCTGGCTATGTATAGTTCCAGAAGACAAATCAACGGTTGTTCAGGACTAAGACcaagggttttgtgtgtgtgtgtgtgtgtgtgtgtgtgtgtgtgtgtgtgtgtgtgtgtgtgtgtattttctaagAGTGGAATGGTGAGGTTGGTGAGAGATtgactaaaaaaaggaaaaaagaatcttttttttaaaagattttatttatttattcatgagagacagagagagagagagagagaggcagagggagaagcccgatgcgggactcgaccccaggaccccaggatcacgacccgagccgaaggcagacactcaaccatctgagccacccaggcgccccaaaaaaagAATCTTCTTAAGTAATGGATATATTCTATacctggattgtggtgatggttacatatAATGTCATTAAACTACAATATTATAAGTAGAGCTGatgatatataaattataggtcaataaaaaagattgatttaaaaaatcaatagattttTACTTGTTTTCAGTGAGTAGGCATTGTCACAATTTCAGAAATGgagtatcaattttttttcatttcttttactatGTATGATACTATTTCCCGATTTAGCTATTTCAAACCTTATTTATGAATCTTACACCATGGTAAATTCTCCCAAACAGCCACTCCCTTTATTCCCCTTATCTCAACAgaactacaattttaaaaatgaaatgaacagcATTTACACTATTTATGACCATGCAAGTATTGTTCAATGCTACAAAATAGTGTATTATAATCACCATTTCTTTCTTACACAGTGtgtttttcctcctgttaattgCCTTTCACTTTCATTAGCCTGGTTTTCCATGCCTCTAAGAATTATTTTTCCCTAAAAGCTCTATTATTTCTGCCACAGATCTATCAATGATACTCTGCATAAAGTCAAACACATCATTCCTTTTACTTTCCTGGAGACTCTCCTTCCTGAGTCTTCCAACCTCCTGCTCCAATCTGGACCTATTGACTTCTAGACAACTTCGAAACAGTTATGTTGGAactttccctccctgctctcctgtataaattccatgcctttttcattcttgttttacTCACTAGTTCTGCTGGAGTTCATCATCCAGCTGCCTCCCTCTTGAGCTTCTTGGCTCTTTTCCTCTTCTACAGATGTTTATAGATTACAACTTTCTTCCCTTTGTTGTGTCAACATCCCAGACATCCTTATTTCTTacaaaatattcattgaaataCCTTGTCTattgttttctctccctttcttctcaagggttaataattttaaaaatgttttcactgTCACCTCACCAAGGTtttgggagagaagagagaaacctATGTGTTTAATTAATCATCATAAACTCTGGCATTGCATTGGAAACAAAGGACATACCCTTGATTttaacaaaggagagaaaattagTACATGTAGTCGATTTGGTGCTGTGAAGATGAAGGGATTCAAATCCATGGGCTTTAGTTTTATCAGTAAAATATGAGCCTAGGTCCTCAGCTGAGAGTGATGATGGAGGAAGGCCTGTAGGTAGGCTTTTGGAGAGAAGAAAATTTATCACACTGAATAGGAATTACAGCAATCAGAGAAACATGTTATGGGCTTATTTGTGACCCCCAAATacatatgttggagtcctaacccccagtaccgcAAAATGTTATTGTATTTGGAgttaaggtctttaaagaggtgattaaaatGAGGCTATGaaggtgggccctaatctaatatggctggtgtccttatatgaAGAGGAAATTTAGACACACAGATTGATACCAGACACGTGTAAGCACAGCATGAtaaatgtgaagacacagcaaggcAGCCATttgcaagcaaaggaaaaagggctggaacagatccttcctaTGGCCCTCAGAGAAAACCaacttgccaacaccttgatctcaaaacACCCAGCTTCCAAgtactgtgaaaaaataaatgttcacgCCACTGTGAATTTTGTtctggcagctctagcaaactaattcACTTGGTAAGGTTGCTGGGCAGTGTTGAGTTCCAATATGGGGTTTGTGGTCATTTAAGCAGAACTTAGAGAGCTTTAAACAGAAACTAATAATCCTAATTAAGTGATTTTCTCCAGCAATATTCAGCAGTTAAGTTGGTTCTCAACAAAAGGCAAATGGTCGGGTTCATCCAGGAGATTTTCCAGGGAATACACTGGAAAGGCAAAGCACTGAAGGTGTATGTATAATCCTGATTAAATCATAAAGTACCCTTCACTTAGGGACCCAAAGCAGAAAATTAGGGGTTATACAAATGGTCACAAACTTCTGTTAATTCTCTTAACCTCCTTCTACCCCCACCATCCAAATTTCAGTACATAACTGATTATTTTAATAGCCACCACGTCTTTCTATTCCtagtcatttcttctttcaagCCATTCTCCACGATGCTTCCCATTATTTAACCAAACATTTTTGACAGCTCCCCATTACTTATAGGATAAAAAACTACTTAAAGTGTCATACAAGAACTTCGCAATCTGGTCACTGCCTCCACCTTGCCTCATTGTCTATCATTTCTCTTCCCCACTCACAAATACCCTATATGGCAACTAAACTACTGGCAATTCCATGACTAATCATTAGACTGTTACTTCTACCTTTACTTCCTACCAGGCAAACTAAGAATTTGTTCAAAGATCACCTCTTCTGAAGTTAGTTTCCTGACTCTTCAGGTAAGGTTGACAAATGACCATTTCCCTGGATTCTTATTATATCTTATACTTATATCCATGAAGTCGATCTCATGCTGTACTACTTACACTGTGCCTTTTATCCAGTAAGACAGTAAACTCCTTGAGCTTAATGATCAATAGCATCAGGATGTCATGACAGatcttccataaatatttgcaaagtgaaCAACTGGATGATACACAGAGCTGTAGCTGTTATTACAGATAGAAAGGAGTGACTGTTCATAATGTACAGGTTGGCacatattttattacaatataatCAGCTGGCTGGCAATGAACTCTGTTGTtgataaaaaaagattatgatgGCTATGGTGGTAACAGTTGTAGAGTTTCAAGGAGAAAAGTCAACTGTTTCAACAGTATTGCTTTGGCCAAGAAGTGATTTAAATCAAAGCTATAGCAGCTAGTGTACTACATTAAAATGAATATGGTCTTTAGATAAACCTAGTCCTGAATTCTACCTTTATTGTTTGTTAGCTGTGTGAACATGGGAATGTTGCTGacatttctgagcttcagtttctaaCCTGTACAGTGGGGATAAAATACCTCTCTTCTCATGAACTGCCTTCTATTTCTTCAGACTCAAGATTTTAGaatctttttccttctctaagaTTCAAGTTAACCATTGCATTTTCAAACTCCAAAGTCAGTTTCTGAGTCACATGAGTATCAAAGCAACATAGTTACAGTTTTAAGCAGGTCCCCTGAGCCCCCTTCCCTCACCTTTCTCCTAAACAGCATCAGCTGTCACCATTTccagatatgaaaataaaaggtCAAACTAAATTGCTCATATGAATCAGACATTTCTGTAAACGACAAAAagcattcaacaagtatttatacACCACTAAGAATGACATATTAATAACAGTTCAgcttggttaagcattcaactatCATGTGGCAGGTACTTTTCAGGTGCAatcaatcaaaaaagaaaaaaaaaactagtatgtCCACCAAAGCCTATACATCCCAACGGcagatatttaaatgtaaatcacgAATCATTCATATTAATGAAGGTAACAGTCAATGTTGGCAAATGAGATTGGCACTCTCATACATTGATCTTTTCTATAATCTTTTTGGAAAGCCACTAGCAATATGCATCACGATCTTTAAATGTTAAGTTTCTAGCTCTAAATTCTATTTATCCATATAGACTCAATATATGTTTCATCTCTGGGTAATGGGattgagttatttttcttctatgtgttttgaaaatgttctattaaatatatacatagcaGTTACGATTTCTAGATTATACAGAAACTGAAATCCAAGTCTCATTCATTATTGGGTATGATTTTGGAcaagtttcttaaatatttcctcacaTGTAAAATAGCCCCAGGTGATAGGATTACTATTTTTGGTAACACCTGTAAAGTGCTTGACTATTACATTCTGAAAAaggtttgaaaaaacaaacatcttCAACTGGTGGACTGTAAGGTTATTACATCccagaaaggtttttaaaaatttttatttttaaagatttatttatttgaggtgggggtaggggcagagggagagagaatcttaagcagattccccccAGAGtatggagccctatgcagggctagatctcaccaccctgagatcaccatctcaggggaaaccaagagttagactgGCTTAACCGATtgcgccacccaggtacctcaaaagaggtttttaaaatacaacttcATGTGGCAGTTCCGATGAGtaccttttactttatttaaatgtcttttagtaGCAATCCCAGAAGAAAATGCTATTTGTAGGTGTATGcgtaactgaaaaaaaaattttttttaaattatgtttaggCAATTATTCTTTTGAAGAAAGGTAAGCCCCCATCAAGTATCTCATACTTAAGCACAGATTCAAAACCACAGTTTATAGcttttttggaagttttcatccaaaatacattttataaccTCTGTGACCTAGGAAATCTCTTGTATCTTCCCATCAGGGTAACGGAAAAGGAAACAACATGACAGACTGGACTAGACAGGACTATGAAGTATTAAAGAGTTTGGAGCCCCAGATATTCTATACGCAGACTACACTCATGCCTGCTGTTCAATAAGGCTGGTCGAAATGCTCATTTTATGTCTCCCCAGAGGTTACAGTTTTTCGGTTCCAGAATCGGGTCAAGAGGTGGCAGCCCTGTAATCCGTCCAACTGAAAGGTGGTGGTTACGGGTTAGGACCACTTCTTGGTGACATTGAGATGGTCGAGCTGGTCTACCACAAATCTGTTGGGGGGGAACTTGGACATGCTGGCCGCCTTGATGGCCTCGAAGGCCGCCGCCCTGCGCTCCGCGGCGTGGCCGTACTCCTGCTCCGCGGTAAGATAGGGCATGCTCAGCCAGTAATGGTTCTCCGCCTCTATCTCCAGGCGACGGATCATACTCTGCTTCGCGTGGAAAGACACGGTCCGCGGCCGCCGGTGCTTCCCAATCCACTGTCTGCCAGAAAGGCGACTGCGGCGGAGGAGGGCGGTCAGGAACATGGTACCTGCTGAGACAGGGCAGAAGTCGCTCAAGAACTGTTCGGCCGCGGGAAGAAGCAAACGCGAGCACGAGCAACACGGTTCTCTTGCCACTCGGCCATCCCCAAGGACGCACACCGCACCCCAAatgaagcggggagcccaacCAGGCACGACAGGGAAAAGAAGAGGACTCGTGAAACAACGAAATATGCCCACCAACTCACCGACTGGGTTCCTCAGGACACCCCACACACTCCGCACGCCAGCGAACACGACCCCGGAAGTGCGCGCGTCCCTCGGaacctccctgcctcttcccgcGAGACTTCAGTTCTCGCGAGAGAGGACTTGTGCGACGCCGCTTCTGGCGCAGAGATTCAAACTAGTGGCGGGCGTAGCTGGAGCAGTGGAATCTCCTTGCGTCTAGTGTACTGCGGAGGAGCCCTTACCCATGGATCTGATCCGAAGCTTCCACGCAAAGCTACGGTCTCTGGCCATCACCCTAGACAGCGAGACGGCTCGGCTGCAGCTAGCGCTGGACGGAGAGGAGAGCGGTGAGTGAAGCGGGCGGGCGTTGTGGCGGATCACGGCCGCTACGACCCGCCCGGCCGCCCTCAGCCAGCCAGGAGTGAGGCTTGTCAGAAGCTTGTTTTACTTGTTTTAACAAGTAAAAACCACACACTTGAAAGGTTATTTGTCTACAGTGGTGAGGAGTGCTTCGAGATACGGAATGGGGGTGGTACACCTATCAAAGTGCTGGCTGTTTGTCGTTAGCAGTCCCGAAGTGACAAGTGCCACCTATTTCATTATTCGTATGACCCCTCAAGTATGTTGTGGCTGTTTTCAGTTCTATGTACGACCACATTTGCTCTCTTCAAATAATGAAATAGCTCTATTACTGTGTTGCAAAGAGAAACAGCATAGAATAAGAATGTAAATTGACAGATTGAACTCATAATGCATACaataatttatacataatatGCTTTCAAGTCACAT
Coding sequences within it:
- the MRPL57 gene encoding ribosomal protein 63, mitochondrial; this encodes MFLTALLRRSRLSGRQWIGKHRRPRTVSFHAKQSMIRRLEIEAENHYWLSMPYLTAEQEYGHAAERRAAAFEAIKAASMSKFPPNRFVVDQLDHLNVTKKWS